In one Aquificaceae bacterium genomic region, the following are encoded:
- the obgE gene encoding GTPase ObgE, which translates to MFVDRVKIHVKAGDGGNGAVAFLREKYRPFGGPAGGDGGKGGDVVLLATSRKHTLYDFKFQAHFKAQRGEHGRGKNQKGRDGEDLIIEVPVGTVVMDAETGQVLCDLLMDGQRCVVAKGGRGGRGNAHFATPTNQTPRYAEKGGRGEERWLVLELKLIADVGLVGLPNAGKSTLISKLTRARPKIADYPFTTLSPVLGVMDLDEERHVVLADIPGLIEGASQGRGLGHEFLRHIERTRLLLHLVDISDGRTEDPIRAFEAVCKEMENYSPELMKKPQLVVGTKVDGLSDRSYLDILRREFEKKGYPFIAISAVTGENLNELKYLIGKNLEDMEYESSGKIQSIPEPPATAGGGTS; encoded by the coding sequence ATGTTCGTTGACAGGGTGAAAATTCACGTTAAGGCAGGAGATGGTGGCAATGGAGCGGTCGCCTTTCTGAGGGAAAAATACAGACCCTTTGGAGGACCGGCGGGTGGCGATGGCGGGAAGGGTGGAGATGTGGTTCTGCTTGCCACTTCCAGAAAGCACACTCTGTATGACTTTAAGTTTCAGGCACACTTTAAGGCCCAGCGAGGGGAGCACGGCAGGGGTAAAAATCAGAAGGGAAGGGACGGAGAAGACCTGATAATAGAGGTGCCCGTAGGCACCGTGGTGATGGATGCGGAGACGGGGCAGGTGCTCTGCGACCTCCTCATGGACGGGCAGAGGTGCGTGGTGGCAAAAGGTGGAAGGGGTGGAAGGGGCAATGCCCACTTTGCCACTCCCACAAACCAGACGCCAAGGTATGCAGAGAAGGGGGGAAGGGGAGAAGAAAGATGGCTTGTCCTTGAGCTAAAGCTCATAGCGGATGTAGGTCTGGTGGGCCTTCCCAATGCAGGCAAATCCACCCTCATCTCAAAGCTCACAAGGGCAAGACCGAAGATAGCAGACTATCCCTTCACTACCCTGTCTCCGGTGCTCGGTGTGATGGATCTGGACGAGGAAAGGCATGTGGTGCTGGCAGACATTCCCGGTCTGATAGAGGGTGCAAGTCAGGGCAGGGGGCTGGGTCATGAGTTTCTCAGACACATAGAAAGGACGAGGCTACTGCTTCACCTTGTGGACATATCGGATGGAAGGACCGAAGACCCCATAAGGGCTTTTGAAGCCGTCTGCAAAGAGATGGAGAATTACAGCCCTGAGCTCATGAAAAAGCCGCAGCTGGTGGTGGGAACCAAAGTAGATGGTCTTTCGGACCGGTCTTACCTTGATATTCTCAGAAGGGAATTTGAAAAAAAGGGCTATCCCTTCATAGCCATATCTGCTGTGACCGGTGAGAACCTCAATGAGCTAAAATACCTGATAGGCAAAAATCTGGAGGATATGGAATATGAAAGTTCTGGGAAAATACAGAGTATCCCTGAGCCCCCAGCAACCGCAGGAGGTGGAACCAGTTGA
- a CDS encoding DNA double-strand break repair nuclease NurA → MKVLGKYRVSLSPQQPQEVEPVEMEESEQFADFAEEPKVYEGYLPESFSLVFIDGVRRTECLAYIRDEETGESFEGAFLSLGAGALRIEYGRMNLLREALLLSKIERLLVHKKGALLQEVLGFRPYPVEGEISVEVNRYMKEELEAKLALHVYKRVQDSLVVCDGTLSYRLKNTPFLGFVKGMKRLYMESSYLPLLYSLRPGQRSPIIKTHYQQKQEEKEKVDKYTWYVKLSEHEGIHGLARVEVFRRDFDEVKRLADLSAGVLPLFASQSFQDRRSPQNLLPIGRLEKFLRLHLGPYRIIRRQIESFFYA, encoded by the coding sequence ATGAAAGTTCTGGGAAAATACAGAGTATCCCTGAGCCCCCAGCAACCGCAGGAGGTGGAACCAGTTGAGATGGAGGAGTCAGAACAGTTTGCCGACTTTGCAGAGGAGCCAAAGGTATATGAGGGCTATTTGCCTGAGAGCTTCAGCCTTGTGTTTATAGATGGTGTGAGACGCACAGAGTGCCTTGCCTACATAAGAGACGAAGAAACGGGAGAGAGCTTCGAAGGTGCCTTTCTATCACTGGGTGCAGGTGCCTTGAGGATAGAATACGGAAGAATGAACCTGCTGAGAGAAGCCCTTTTACTTAGCAAAATAGAGAGGCTACTGGTCCACAAAAAGGGTGCCCTCCTGCAAGAAGTGCTCGGCTTCAGACCATACCCTGTTGAAGGTGAGATATCTGTGGAAGTAAACAGATACATGAAGGAAGAGCTTGAGGCAAAACTGGCTCTTCATGTTTACAAAAGGGTTCAGGACAGCCTTGTGGTGTGTGATGGCACGCTTAGCTACAGGTTGAAGAACACTCCCTTTCTTGGTTTTGTAAAGGGCATGAAGAGACTTTACATGGAAAGCTCCTACCTACCTCTTCTTTACTCCCTCCGCCCAGGGCAGAGGAGCCCCATAATAAAGACTCATTACCAGCAGAAGCAGGAAGAGAAAGAAAAGGTGGATAAATACACATGGTATGTAAAGCTCAGTGAGCACGAGGGAATACATGGACTTGCCAGAGTAGAAGTCTTTAGAAGAGACTTTGACGAGGTGAAAAGACTTGCAGACCTCTCGGCAGGGGTTCTTCCCCTCTTTGCCAGTCAGTCCTTTCAGGACAGAAGGTCACCCCAGAACCTCCTGCCCATAGGAAGACTTGAGAAGTTTCTCAGGCTTCACCTCGGACCCTACCGCATAATAAGGAGGCAGATAGAGAGCTTTTTCTATGCTTGA
- a CDS encoding phage major tail tube protein, producing MISINRVTNARVWIDGTDFIARAEEVDLPKVKYKTTELKALGLVGETELHTIVDKMEARIKFNSVYPDFIAYASDPTKVHTVIVRATVQVYDQHGVTVKPLRAEIKGYFKEFDTGKLKKGDNAEAEASMAVIYYKLEVDDKEIYEIDVFNNILKVNGEDKLSEYRQALGG from the coding sequence ATGATCAGCATCAACAGAGTCACAAACGCAAGGGTATGGATAGACGGCACAGACTTCATAGCCCGTGCAGAGGAGGTAGACCTTCCAAAGGTAAAGTATAAAACCACAGAGCTGAAGGCTCTTGGGCTTGTGGGAGAAACAGAGCTACATACCATAGTGGACAAGATGGAGGCACGCATAAAGTTTAACAGCGTATACCCTGACTTCATAGCTTACGCATCAGACCCCACAAAAGTGCACACGGTGATAGTAAGAGCGACTGTGCAGGTTTACGACCAGCACGGCGTGACCGTCAAACCACTCAGAGCAGAGATAAAAGGCTACTTCAAAGAGTTTGACACAGGCAAGTTAAAAAAAGGCGACAATGCAGAGGCGGAGGCAAGTATGGCAGTCATCTACTACAAGCTTGAGGTAGATGACAAAGAGATCTACGAGATAGATGTGTTTAACAACATCCTCAAAGTCAACGGCGAGGACAAGCTATCTGAATACAGACAGGCTCTTGGAGGTTAA
- a CDS encoding AEC family transporter, which produces MLEVFLTVSLAYTLKRLGLFSEEHSRVLVNYVLYFALPLLSFKTAHSLGLSREVFLVGAGAWLVIAFCLLSSYALGRLMRLDGVNLRTLMMVSAFGNTAFLGYPYSFSYFGEEGLKYAVIYDSVGSFLAVSSVGFLIVSGKVDIKSIVLFPPFLGLISGFALRGYDLPASLWKFVDFSVASLLPVVLFSLGLSLEFSRMGRDLKLLGIAMGTKMLLSPLFALLVLKFFPLSETAYRVSVLESAMPTMITASVLVLKYGLNHNLAFASAGLGIIVSFLGVPLWAYLLQRL; this is translated from the coding sequence ATGCTTGAGGTCTTTTTGACTGTGAGCCTTGCCTACACGCTCAAAAGGCTTGGGCTTTTTTCAGAGGAGCACTCAAGGGTTCTGGTCAACTACGTGCTTTACTTTGCCCTTCCACTTCTTAGCTTCAAGACCGCCCACAGCCTGGGGCTCTCCAGAGAGGTGTTCCTTGTGGGAGCTGGTGCATGGCTTGTGATAGCCTTTTGCCTTCTTTCTTCTTACGCGCTTGGCAGATTGATGAGGCTTGATGGAGTCAACCTGAGAACTCTTATGATGGTCTCCGCCTTTGGGAACACAGCCTTTCTGGGATATCCCTACAGCTTTTCATACTTTGGAGAGGAAGGTCTCAAGTATGCGGTCATATACGACAGCGTGGGTTCTTTTCTGGCTGTATCCTCTGTGGGCTTTCTCATAGTGAGCGGAAAGGTTGACATAAAGTCTATAGTCCTTTTCCCGCCCTTTCTGGGGCTTATTTCTGGCTTTGCCCTGAGAGGCTATGATTTGCCTGCGTCCCTGTGGAAGTTTGTGGACTTTTCTGTGGCATCTTTGCTTCCTGTTGTCCTCTTTTCCCTAGGCCTATCTCTTGAGTTTTCACGCATGGGCAGAGACCTGAAACTTCTTGGGATTGCCATGGGCACTAAAATGCTCCTTTCTCCCCTCTTTGCCCTTCTTGTGCTGAAGTTTTTTCCACTGAGCGAGACCGCCTACAGGGTCTCAGTGCTTGAGTCCGCCATGCCCACCATGATAACCGCCAGCGTGCTGGTCCTGAAATACGGTCTTAACCACAACCTCGCCTTTGCCAGCGCAGGACTGGGAATTATAGTTAGCTTTTTGGGCGTGCCCCTGTGGGCCTACCTTCTACAGAGGCTCTAA
- the uvsE gene encoding UV DNA damage repair endonuclease UvsE, with protein sequence MFELNGFRVGFFCSTADGKITTNRKFRLANLSYERVMDAVEKNLEDFKRLLDLSLSLGCGIFRLGSDIVPFASHPFFKREWLKPIGERLEEFSEVLEEYPIRITMHPGQFVVLSSPRKEVVDASLRELEYHFWLLDRLGVGEEGVVVAHVGGVYGSKEESLHRFRRLLRENPWLHRRLAVENDERHYTVRDLLDAELGLPIVFDYYHHTLNPSEFDPQEVLSSWRGRVPEFHLSSRPEGKHRFGEHGDWVRLEDFLSLVHMFGGNRIDLVLEAKQKERAVEKLLRELYIYSDAEP encoded by the coding sequence GTGTTTGAACTCAACGGTTTTAGAGTTGGCTTTTTCTGCTCCACCGCAGATGGAAAGATAACCACCAACAGAAAGTTCAGGCTTGCAAACCTGAGCTACGAGAGGGTAATGGATGCTGTGGAGAAAAACCTTGAAGACTTCAAAAGGCTTCTTGACCTCTCCCTGTCTCTCGGCTGTGGTATATTCAGGCTTGGCTCGGATATAGTGCCCTTTGCCTCCCACCCCTTCTTCAAAAGGGAGTGGCTAAAGCCCATAGGGGAAAGGCTGGAGGAGTTCTCAGAGGTTTTAGAGGAATACCCAATAAGAATAACCATGCACCCGGGGCAGTTTGTGGTGCTGAGCTCTCCAAGAAAAGAGGTGGTGGATGCATCACTGAGGGAGCTGGAGTATCACTTTTGGCTTCTTGATAGGCTGGGGGTTGGAGAGGAGGGTGTGGTGGTAGCTCATGTGGGTGGAGTATACGGCAGTAAGGAGGAAAGTCTGCACAGGTTTAGAAGGCTTTTGAGGGAAAACCCCTGGCTCCACAGGAGGCTCGCCGTTGAAAACGACGAGAGGCACTACACGGTGAGAGACCTTCTGGATGCAGAGCTTGGACTGCCCATAGTCTTTGACTACTATCATCACACCCTCAACCCCTCAGAGTTTGACCCTCAGGAGGTGCTCAGTAGCTGGAGGGGGCGAGTGCCTGAGTTTCACCTCTCTTCCAGACCTGAGGGGAAACACCGCTTTGGCGAGCACGGCGACTGGGTCAGGCTTGAGGACTTTCTCAGCCTTGTGCACATGTTTGGTGGCAACAGGATTGACCTTGTGCTGGAGGCAAAGCAGAAGGAGAGGGCAGTGGAAAAGCTCCTGAGAGAGCTATATATTTACTCTGATGCTGAGCCTTGA
- a CDS encoding phage baseplate assembly protein V: MIRVGKVVEVDDKNAKVRVQIEDADAVITYWLPVVHQKTQHDKHYWLPDIGELVVCGFYEDDWDTGFVLGSIYNDKDKPPSQTRDKFVIEFKDGTRIEYDRTSHNLKIHVTGKVEIKATEVVVTGETVTVVAGETTKIAGSEITIGG, from the coding sequence ATGATAAGAGTTGGCAAGGTAGTGGAAGTTGACGACAAAAACGCAAAAGTCAGAGTGCAGATAGAAGACGCAGATGCAGTCATAACCTACTGGCTCCCAGTAGTCCATCAAAAGACACAACACGACAAACACTACTGGCTACCAGATATAGGCGAGCTTGTTGTCTGTGGCTTTTATGAAGACGACTGGGATACGGGCTTTGTGCTTGGAAGCATCTACAACGACAAAGATAAACCACCTTCACAAACAAGAGACAAGTTTGTAATAGAGTTTAAAGACGGCACAAGGATAGAGTATGACAGAACTTCACACAACCTCAAGATACACGTCACCGGCAAGGTAGAGATAAAAGCTACAGAAGTTGTTGTCACAGGAGAAACCGTAACAGTAGTCGCAGGAGAGACTACAAAAATAGCTGGCAGTGAAATTACAATAGGAGGTTAA
- a CDS encoding nucleotidyltransferase domain-containing protein, whose translation MPVRSLSSSVIRWVSKEEVEKALREWAHKVRSEHPEVLRVGYFGSYARGNWGVGSDVDLLLVVSESKEPFIRRPLAFDTTELPVPADLLVYTEGELDKLKDTRFYREVLQKEVVWLF comes from the coding sequence ATGCCAGTAAGATCCTTGAGTTCGTCCGTCATCAGATGGGTCTCTAAAGAAGAGGTTGAGAAGGCTCTCAGAGAATGGGCTCATAAGGTGAGGTCAGAGCACCCAGAGGTGCTCAGGGTGGGATACTTTGGTTCTTATGCGAGGGGAAACTGGGGAGTAGGAAGCGATGTGGACCTTCTGCTTGTGGTCTCTGAAAGCAAAGAGCCCTTCATCAGAAGACCTCTCGCCTTTGATACCACAGAGCTTCCAGTTCCGGCTGACCTGCTGGTTTACACAGAAGGAGAGCTGGACAAACTGAAAGACACAAGGTTTTACAGAGAAGTTCTTCAGAAGGAGGTGGTGTGGCTCTTTTAG
- a CDS encoding tail protein X: protein MRYITKDGDRWDLIAYRLYGDPYVYDALLLYNPQYSHMPVLPAGIELTVPELEYEEDITEVAPPWQTD from the coding sequence ATGAGATACATCACAAAAGATGGAGACAGATGGGATTTGATAGCATACAGGCTCTATGGAGACCCATATGTCTATGATGCTCTCCTGCTATACAACCCACAATACAGCCACATGCCAGTGCTTCCAGCGGGCATAGAGTTAACAGTGCCAGAGCTTGAATATGAAGAAGATATTACCGAGGTAGCACCGCCATGGCAGACAGATTAG
- a CDS encoding phage tail tape measure protein: MESFAIAISLQLVDNATRGLFQATQAVRELAKNVEQTKGKFRELQESIHNFSEKLEDISLKSAQAVAMPLATLTKAMNSFEELEDARVRMEVAFMTKTGLPEELEKITKQVEKLGAELPGATKDFYEMSTALKSGGLSAKDIAGGILEGTAKAWVLFKDEADPRKMADMATKFANAFKIDPKQFTQFIDQLQRLKFASGMELSDIAYSTKYFSNYLQQLGITGMKAVDLMFPLLGTLRQVGLEGETAGTAIAGMFKGIMSFDENVQKLKGVQISLRAKDFMTEEGFKLEEFLIALRQELEKVQDPLKRMQVMKQLFDDEGMRAVSALLAKNKEEALAYLEALKNTMDPEEYQKLRKQIEEGGFTGIEGMRKAMDEQASLQDRINKTMNTWKNVKESFFGTLESLMGVAGSLFAEPLKNIFDTINNNVLGPIIEWIQKNQSLAKAIAYPIAGLAVFGAVIGTVSLVLASFLKLISFSMGILSVVGTVIKALAIAFNVLKGAILFARVAMLSLVAFNPVGLAIIAIVSALAGIAWLLWKNWDRVTRLLTSAWNWLKQNWQRLASFLMSVNPFYQIIVAVNNLVKKLFGVNLFDAGARLVSTLWQGIKSLSNKPVEAFREIVQKIRNMLPFSPAKEGPLRDIHRIRLVETIAESIKPTPLVNAMRHTLQSATGISGKPAMASSGNFHINITINAHSKDVAIELEKQIREVLRRIENEHFRRRY; encoded by the coding sequence ATGGAAAGCTTTGCCATTGCTATAAGCCTGCAACTTGTGGACAACGCTACCAGAGGACTTTTCCAGGCGACGCAGGCGGTCAGAGAACTGGCAAAAAACGTAGAGCAGACAAAAGGCAAATTCAGAGAACTGCAGGAAAGCATACATAACTTCAGCGAGAAACTTGAGGACATCTCTCTCAAGTCTGCGCAGGCAGTAGCCATGCCTCTGGCAACTCTTACGAAGGCTATGAACTCCTTTGAGGAGCTTGAAGATGCACGGGTGCGTATGGAAGTTGCTTTTATGACAAAAACGGGACTGCCTGAAGAGTTAGAAAAAATAACAAAGCAGGTGGAAAAACTCGGAGCTGAACTGCCGGGTGCCACAAAGGATTTTTATGAAATGTCTACCGCGCTTAAATCTGGAGGGCTTTCCGCAAAAGACATCGCAGGAGGGATACTGGAAGGCACTGCAAAGGCATGGGTGCTTTTCAAGGACGAAGCAGACCCCAGAAAGATGGCAGACATGGCAACAAAGTTTGCAAACGCTTTCAAAATAGACCCAAAGCAGTTTACTCAATTCATAGACCAACTACAGAGACTAAAATTTGCATCAGGGATGGAGCTTTCTGATATAGCCTACTCAACAAAATACTTCTCGAACTACCTGCAACAACTTGGAATAACAGGCATGAAAGCGGTAGATCTCATGTTTCCCCTGCTCGGCACGCTTAGGCAGGTAGGACTGGAGGGTGAGACCGCAGGAACTGCCATAGCAGGCATGTTTAAAGGAATAATGAGCTTTGACGAAAATGTGCAAAAACTGAAGGGTGTGCAGATTTCCCTTCGGGCAAAAGACTTCATGACAGAAGAGGGCTTTAAGCTTGAAGAGTTTCTTATTGCCTTAAGACAAGAGCTTGAGAAAGTGCAAGACCCACTCAAGAGGATGCAAGTGATGAAACAACTCTTTGACGACGAAGGTATGCGTGCAGTGTCCGCCTTGCTTGCAAAGAACAAAGAAGAAGCTCTGGCTTACCTCGAAGCCCTAAAAAACACTATGGACCCTGAAGAATATCAAAAACTTAGAAAGCAGATAGAAGAAGGAGGCTTTACAGGAATTGAGGGCATGCGCAAGGCAATGGACGAACAGGCAAGCCTTCAGGACAGAATAAACAAAACCATGAACACGTGGAAAAACGTCAAAGAGTCCTTCTTTGGCACCCTTGAGAGCCTTATGGGAGTGGCAGGCTCTCTCTTTGCAGAGCCTCTCAAAAATATATTTGACACCATCAACAACAACGTGCTTGGGCCAATAATAGAATGGATACAGAAAAACCAGAGCCTTGCAAAAGCCATAGCCTACCCCATAGCAGGGCTTGCGGTGTTCGGAGCTGTAATAGGGACAGTCTCTTTAGTGCTTGCCTCTTTTCTCAAGCTCATAAGCTTTTCCATGGGCATCCTGTCTGTTGTAGGAACTGTGATTAAAGCACTTGCAATAGCCTTCAACGTGCTGAAAGGAGCAATCCTCTTTGCAAGAGTTGCTATGCTATCTCTCGTAGCCTTTAACCCAGTTGGACTTGCAATAATAGCCATAGTCTCTGCCCTTGCCGGCATCGCATGGCTTCTGTGGAAAAACTGGGACAGAGTGACAAGACTTTTGACATCAGCATGGAACTGGCTTAAACAAAACTGGCAGAGACTCGCAAGCTTTTTAATGTCTGTAAACCCCTTCTATCAGATAATCGTAGCGGTTAACAATCTTGTGAAAAAGCTCTTTGGGGTTAACCTCTTTGATGCAGGTGCAAGGCTTGTCAGCACACTATGGCAGGGCATAAAATCACTATCAAACAAGCCAGTGGAAGCCTTCAGAGAAATCGTGCAGAAGATAAGAAACATGCTACCATTCAGCCCGGCAAAGGAAGGACCACTCAGAGACATTCACAGGATAAGGCTTGTGGAGACCATAGCAGAGAGTATAAAACCCACGCCACTTGTGAATGCTATGAGACACACACTTCAGAGCGCCACAGGCATATCAGGAAAGCCCGCTATGGCATCCTCAGGAAACTTCCACATAAACATCACCATAAACGCACATAGCAAAGACGTTGCCATTGAGCTGGAAAAACAGATAAGAGAAGTCCTCAGACGCATAGAAAACGAACACTTCAGGAGGAGATACTAA
- the uvrC gene encoding excinuclease ABC subunit UvrC, whose translation MLSLEELQKAPEKPGVYIFKKGKKPIYIGKAKSLRDRLVQHYRLAEKDSKERAIIENSTSVEWVITRNTFEALTLEVDLIQLHKPRYNVLHKYGGGYPLLLITEDAYPTVRVVRGTEHAGQLFGPFFSASKAKRVKRLIHRVFKLRTCDPMPIRKEPCMDYHLGLCSAPCCGLIDRDAYRLSVRSAVALLSGEVSGVLEELYWRIEKEMHSLNFERCAMLRDQIQALENLSKGQKVSGLAYGSADILYTIGRVLGIFLIRSGRLVDKQVITLEKEEELEEFILGFYYSSPLPQSLVVNFELSEEALWWLSQRGNFELKRDIDQELEELIEENLGEHLDPAVLRDEFHRILSIPLPERIEGFDISHFYGEYTVGSCVVWEMGAMNKKGYRRYRVKNFEGIDDYRAMEEVLTRRARRLREGEERMPDLWLIDGGYGQLRVAVRVRDRFSLPIKVYALAKEEEILISEEGKEIRLSQYPVLYRVFGLIRDEAHRFALTYNRKLRLREGISDVLDRIKGIGEAKKKLIYRNFENLYEFLKADDRTLKRLGINPSVRQEVARYLQQ comes from the coding sequence ATGCTGAGCCTTGAAGAGCTCCAGAAAGCTCCCGAAAAGCCTGGTGTATACATCTTTAAGAAGGGAAAAAAGCCCATATACATAGGAAAGGCAAAAAGCCTGAGAGACAGACTTGTCCAGCACTACAGACTGGCGGAGAAGGACAGCAAAGAAAGAGCCATAATAGAGAACTCTACCAGTGTGGAGTGGGTAATAACCAGAAACACCTTTGAAGCCCTCACCCTTGAGGTAGACCTCATACAGCTCCACAAACCCCGATACAACGTGCTACACAAGTATGGAGGCGGATACCCTCTACTTCTCATAACGGAGGATGCCTACCCCACCGTAAGGGTAGTCAGAGGCACAGAACACGCAGGACAGCTCTTTGGACCTTTCTTTAGCGCATCAAAGGCAAAGAGGGTGAAGAGACTTATCCACAGGGTTTTTAAGCTCCGCACCTGCGACCCCATGCCCATAAGAAAAGAGCCCTGCATGGACTATCACCTTGGACTCTGCTCAGCACCCTGCTGTGGTCTTATAGACAGGGACGCTTACAGGCTTTCTGTAAGGTCTGCTGTAGCTCTCCTTTCGGGGGAGGTGAGCGGAGTTCTGGAAGAGCTCTACTGGAGAATAGAGAAGGAAATGCATTCGCTCAACTTTGAAAGGTGTGCCATGTTGAGAGACCAGATACAGGCTCTTGAAAACCTTTCAAAGGGTCAGAAGGTTTCTGGTCTGGCTTATGGCAGTGCAGACATACTATACACCATAGGCAGGGTTCTTGGCATATTCCTCATAAGGTCAGGCAGGCTTGTAGACAAGCAGGTCATAACTCTGGAGAAGGAAGAGGAGCTTGAGGAATTTATCCTTGGTTTTTACTACTCAAGCCCTCTGCCTCAGAGCCTTGTGGTAAACTTTGAGCTCTCTGAGGAAGCCCTCTGGTGGCTATCGCAGAGGGGGAATTTTGAGCTGAAGAGAGATATAGACCAAGAGCTTGAGGAGCTTATTGAGGAAAACCTTGGAGAACACCTTGACCCGGCGGTTCTCAGAGATGAGTTTCACAGAATTCTCAGCATTCCACTGCCCGAGAGGATTGAAGGCTTTGACATATCTCACTTTTACGGAGAATACACTGTGGGCTCCTGCGTGGTGTGGGAGATGGGGGCGATGAACAAAAAGGGCTACAGAAGATACAGGGTCAAGAACTTTGAGGGCATCGACGACTACAGGGCAATGGAGGAGGTGCTCACAAGAAGGGCAAGGAGGCTCAGAGAGGGCGAAGAGAGGATGCCAGACCTCTGGCTGATAGATGGAGGCTACGGACAGCTAAGAGTGGCGGTAAGGGTCAGAGACAGGTTCTCACTTCCCATAAAGGTCTACGCTCTGGCAAAGGAGGAAGAGATTCTTATATCTGAGGAAGGGAAGGAAATAAGGCTATCACAGTATCCTGTTCTCTACAGGGTCTTTGGTCTTATAAGAGACGAAGCCCACCGCTTTGCCCTCACCTACAACAGAAAGTTAAGACTCAGGGAAGGCATCAGCGATGTGTTAGACAGAATAAAGGGCATAGGAGAGGCGAAGAAAAAACTCATATACAGAAACTTTGAAAACCTTTACGAATTTCTGAAAGCTGACGACAGAACACTCAAAAGGTTGGGCATCAATCCCAGTGTCAGACAGGAGGTGGCAAGGTATCTTCAACAGTAG
- a CDS encoding phage tail protein, with amino-acid sequence MQYGSLGDVIFEVHQYYAHTEDNSYIYARPQTIQPPSTTQWFGKELRKINLKLKLHWMLGDPQSAYQKLKELAEKGEPQKLIIAQQVLGEFVIDRISAEYTQTNVHGQPVAIELTLELTEFTKKELQKTQNARRQQARQKKTNSQTQTRQQPKALITREGATK; translated from the coding sequence ATGCAATACGGCTCACTTGGAGATGTGATTTTTGAAGTGCATCAATACTACGCACACACAGAAGACAATAGTTACATCTATGCACGACCCCAGACCATACAACCACCGTCCACAACGCAATGGTTTGGTAAAGAGCTCAGAAAAATAAACCTCAAGCTCAAGCTCCACTGGATGTTGGGAGACCCTCAGTCTGCATACCAGAAGCTCAAAGAACTTGCAGAAAAAGGCGAGCCCCAGAAACTCATAATAGCCCAGCAAGTGCTCGGAGAATTTGTTATAGACCGTATAAGCGCAGAATACACGCAGACCAACGTGCATGGACAACCTGTAGCTATAGAACTTACCCTGGAGCTTACCGAATTTACAAAGAAAGAGCTACAAAAAACACAGAACGCAAGAAGACAACAAGCCAGACAAAAGAAAACCAATAGCCAGACACAGACCAGACAACAACCTAAAGCCCTAATCACCAGAGAAGGAGCCACAAAATGA